A window of the Brassica napus cultivar Da-Ae chromosome C5, Da-Ae, whole genome shotgun sequence genome harbors these coding sequences:
- the LOC106401082 gene encoding UDP-glycosyltransferase 71C3: protein MEKQDIIFVPSPGAGHLLVSIEFAKSLIKRDTRIHTITILHWTLPFVPQSKNSAKSLLASEPRIRLLPLPEIQNPPPLELFFKASEAYLLDFTKKTVPLVREALSALVSPRNGTDSVRIAGLVLDFFCVPLIDVGNEFNLPSYIFLTCNAGFLGMMKYLPERHSRTPSELDLGSGEEEHSIPGYLCPVPTKVMPPGQFVRESYEAWVEIAAKLHEAKGIMVNSFTSLEQNAFDYFARRHENYPPVYPVGPVLNLEDRPSPNLDPADKDRILSWLEEKPESSVVYLCFGSFGIHGESQIKEIARALELSGHRFLWSIRTNPMEKACPYDLLPEGFRDRTEGKGLVCGWAPQVEVLAHKAIGGFVSHCGWNSVLESLWFGVPIATWPMYAEQQLNAFTMVKELGLAVELRMDYVAANGEIVKAEEIAGAVKSLMDGEDTPRKRVKDMAEAARLAVKDGGSSFVPVKRFIDVLMGRAF from the coding sequence atggagaagcAAGATATCATCTTCGTACCTTCTCCAGGCGCTGGCCACCTTCTTGTCTCAATCGAATTCGCCAAGTCTCTCATCAAACGTGATACCCGCATTCACACCATCACCATCCTCCACTGGACACTACCTTTCGTTCCTCAATCCAAAAACTCGGCTAAATCTCTTCTCGCTTCGGAGCCTCGAATCCGCCTCTTGCCCTTGCCTGAGATCCAAAACCCTCCGCCATTGGAACTCTTCTTCAAAGCCTCCGAGGCTTACCTTCTCGACTTCACCAAGAAAACGGTTCCTCTCGTCAGAGAGGCTCTCTCAGCTCTGGTTTCTCCTCGTAACGGAACAGATTCGGTCCGCATCGCCGGTTTGGTTCTAGATTTCTTCTGTGTCCCGTTGATCGATGTCGGAAACGAGTTCAACCTTCCTTCTTACATTTTCCTCACGTGTAACGCTGGTTTCTTGGGTATGATGAAGTATCTCCCTGAGAGACATAGCCGAACGCCCTCCGAGCTTGACCTGGGCTCCGGCGAGGAAGAACACTCCATTCCCGGTTACCTCTGCCCCGTTCCGACGAAGGTCATGCCGCCGGGGCAGTTCGTGAGAGAGTCCTACGAGGCTTGGGTCGAGATTGCAGCGAAGTTACATGAAGCCAAAGGCATAATGGTAAACTCCTTCACAAGCCTTGAGCAGAACGCTTTTGATTACTTTGCTCGCAGGCATGAGAACTATCCTCCGGTTTACCCGGTCGGACCGGTTCTTAATTTAGAGGATCGTCCTTCTCCTAATCTAGATCCAGCTGATAAGGACAGGATCCTGAGCTGGCTCGAGGAGAAGCCGGAGTCTTCAGTTGTGTACCTCTGCTTCGGAAGCTTCGGAATCCACGGAGAATCGCAGATTAAGGAGATAGCTCGAGCTCTAGAGCTCTCCGGCCACAGGTTTCTTTGGTCCATACGAACAAATCCGATGGAGAAAGCTTGTCCGTACGACCTGTTGCCTGAGGGGTTTAGAGATCGTACGGAGGGTAAAGGTTTGGTGTGCGGTTGGGCGCCGCAAGTGGAAGTGCTGGCTCATAAGGCGATTGGAGGGTTTGTGTCTCACTGCGGTTGGAACTCGGTGCTGGAGAGCTTGTGGTTCGGAGTTCCCATCGCCACGTGGCCGATGTACGCTGAGCAGCAGCTGAACGCGTTCACGATGGTGAAGGAGCTAGGATTGGCCGTGGAGCTGCGTATGGATTACGTTGCTGCGAATGGGGAGATAGTGAAAGCTGAGGAGATAGCTGGAGCCGTAAAGTCTCTGATGGACGGTGAGGATACGCCGAGGAAAAGAGTGAAGGATATGGCGGAAGCGGCGAGGTTGGCTGTCAAGGACGGTGGATCTTCGTTTGTTCCGGTTAAGCGATTCATTGACGTGTTGATGGGCCGGGCTTTTTAG
- the LOC106401081 gene encoding UDP-glycosyltransferase 71C5, with product MRKSELIFIPLPETGHLLSTIEFGKRLLDLDRRISMITILSMKLPYAPHADGSLASLTASEPGIRLISLPEIQDPPPIKLLDTSSETYIIDFVAKNIPFLRKTIQDLVSSSKQDSVHVAGLILDFFCVDLIDVGGEVNLPSYIFMTSNFGFLGFLQYLPERHRLVSSEEFEESSGDEELPIPAFLNRVPAKVLPPGVFDKLSYATLVKIGERLAQAEGILVNSFSEVEPYAVEHFSRGDYPRAYPVGPVLNLTGRTNPGLASAQYEEMMKWLDQQPDSSVLFLCFGSMGVFSAPQIKEIAHALELIGCRFIWAVRTNMEGDGDPHEPLPEGFVERTMGRGIVCSWAPQIDILAHKATGGFVSHCGWNSIQESLWYGVPIATWPMYAEQQLNAFEMVKELGLAVEIRLDYVADGDRVTLEIVSADEIATAIRSLMDGGNPIRKKVRDIMLAARKAVSNGGYSMVATGDFIKDILGDHV from the coding sequence ATGAGGAAATCGGAGCTAATCTTCATTCCACTGCCGGAGACTGGCCATCTTTTGTCGACAATCGAATTCGGAAAGCGTTTGCTAGATCTCGACCGTCGGATTTCAATGATCACGATCCTCTCCATGAAGCTCCCTTACGCTCCCCACGCAGACGGTTCCTTGGCCTCCCTCACAGCCTCCGAGCCTGGTATACGACTCATCAGCCTCCCGGAGATCCAAGACCCGCCTCCCATCAAGCTCCTCGACACTTCCTCCGAGACTTACATCATCGACTTCGTCGCCAAAAACATACCATTTCTCAGGAAAACCATCCAAGACTTGGTCTCATCTTCGAAACAAGACTCGGTTCATGTCGCCGGATTGATTCTTGACTTCTTCTGTGTCGACTTGATCGACGTCGGAGGCGAGGTAAACCTTCCTTCGTATATCTTCATGACTTCCAACTTCGGTTTCTTGGGGTTCCTACAGTATCTACCGGAACGGCACCGTTTGGTTTCTTCGGAGGAGTTTGAAGAGAGCTCCGGCGATGAAGAGCTACCGATCCCGGCGTTCTTGAACCGTGTTCCGGCCAAGGTTCTGCCGCCTGGTGTGTTTGACAAACTCTCTTACGCAACTCTGGTCAAAATTGGCGAGCGGTTAGCCCAAGCCGAGGGTATTTTGGTCAACTCGTTCTCGGAAGTGGAGCCGTATGCTGTTGAACATTTTTCGCGTGGAGACTACCCGCGCGCGTATCCTGTTGGGCCGGTTCTTAACTTAACGGGCCGTACAAATCCTGGTCTAGCTTCGGCTCAATACGAAGAAATGATGAAGTGGCTTGACCAGCAGCCAGACTCGTCGGTTTTGTTCCTGTGTTTTGGGAGCATGGGAGTTTTCAGTGCACCTCAGATCAAAGAGATTGCTCATGCCCTCGAGCTCATAGGGTGCAGGTTCATCTGGGCGGTTCGTACGAACATGGAGGGAGACGGCGATCCTCACGAGCCGCTTCCAGAAGGATTCGTCGAACGAACAATGGGCCGTGGAATCGTGTGTAGTTGGGCTCCACAAATAGATATCTTGGCCCATAAGGCAACCGGTGGATTCGTGTCTCACTGCGGGTGGAACTCTATACAGGAGAGTCTATGGTACGGCGTACCAATCGCCACATGGCCAATGTACGCTGAACAACAGCTGAACGCGTTCGAGATGGTGAAAGAGCTGGGCTTAGCCGTGGAGATAAGACTTGATTACGTGGCTGACGGTGACAGAGTGACGCTAGAGATCGTGTCAGCTGATGAAATAGCCACCGCCATCAGATCATTGATGGACGGTGGTAACCCTATCAGGAAGAAGGTTAGAGATATTATGTTGGCAGCGAGGAAAGCTGTTAGCAACGGTGGTTATTCGATGGTGGCCACCGGAGATTTTATCAAAGATATTCTTGGGGATCACGTTTGA
- the LOC106400982 gene encoding non-specific phospholipase C1-like yields the protein MALRRVSATVILFLYLLISAHSLDSKHHKIEGPIKTIVVVVMENRSFDHILGWLKPTRPEIDGLTGKESNPLNASDPNSKKIYVSDDAVFVDMDPGHSFQAIREQIFGSSDTSGDPKMNGFAQEAESMEPGMAKNVMSGFKPEVLPVYTELANEFGIFDRWFASVPTSTQPNRFYVHSATSHGCSSNVKKDLIRGFPQKTIFDSLEETGLSFGIYYQNIPATFFFKSLRRLKHLVKFHSYALKFKLHAKLGKLPNYSVIEQRYFDIDLFPANDDHPSHDVAAGQRFVKEVYETLRSSPQWDEMALIITYDEHGGFYDHVPTPVKGVPNPDGIIGPDPFYFGFDRLGVRVPTFIISPWIEKGTVIHEPDGPTPTSQYEHSSIPATVKKLFNLKSHFLTKRDAWAGTFEKYFRVRDSPRQDCPEKLAEVERSLRPWGAKEDSKLSEFQVELIQLASQLVGDHLLNSYPDIGKNMTVREGNKYAEDAVQKFLEAGKAALEAGADENTIVTMRPSLTTRTSPSEGTNKYSGSY from the exons ATGGCTCTCCGGCGAGTATCCGCCACCGTGATCCTCTTCCTCTACTTACTAATTTCCGCTCACTCTCTCGATTCCAAACACCACAAGATCGAAGGACCGATCAAGACCATAGTCGTTGTAGTCATGGAGAATCGCTCCTTCGACCACATCCTCGGCTGGCTCAAACCAACCCGACCCGAAATCGACGGATTAACCGGCAAAGAGTCAAACCCCCTCAACGCCTCCGATCCGAACTCGAAAAAGATCTACGTCTCGGACGACGCCGTTTTCGTCGACATGGATCCTGGCCATTCCTTCCAAGCCATCCGAGAGCAGATATTCGGGTCCAGCGACACCTCCGGCGACCCGAAAATGAACGGATTCGCGCAGGAGGCGGAGAGCATGGAGCCAGGGATGGCCAAGAACGTGATGTCCGGGTTCAAACCCGAGGTCCTGCCCGTCTACACCGAGCTAGCAAACGAGTTCGGGATATTCGACCGGTGGTTCGCGTCGGTTCCGACTTCCACTCAGCCGAACCGGTTCTACGTCCACTCGGCCACCTCCCACGGATGCTCCAGCAACGTGAAGAAGGATCTCATCAGAGGCTTCCCTCAGAAGACGATTTTCGATTCTTTAGAAGAGACGGGGCTCAGCTTCGGGATCTATTACCAGAACATCCCGGCTACCTTCTTCTTCAAGTCTCTCCGCAGGCTCAAGCATTTGGTGAAGTTTCACAGCTACGCGCTTAAGTTCAAGCTCCACGCGAAGCTCGGGAAGCTTCCGAACTATTCGGTGATCGAACAAAGGTATTTCGATATTGATCTGTTCCCGGCGAATGACGATCACCCGTCGCATGACGTGGCGGCGGGGCAGAGGTTTGTTAAGGAAGTGTACGAGACGTTAAGGAGTAGTCCGCAGTGGGATGAGATGGCTTTGATTATTACTTATGATGAGCACGGCGGGTTTTATGATCATGTGCCCACGCCGGTTAAGGGCGTGCCGAACCCTGATGGGATTATTGGACCGGATCCGTTTTATTTCGGGTTTGACCGGTTGGGTGTTCGGGTTCCTACTTTCATTATCTCTCCTTGGATTGAGAAGGGGACTG tGATACATGAACCTGATGGTCCTACACCAACTTCACAGTATGAGCATTCTTCTATACCAGCAACAGTGAAGAAACTTTTTAACCTTAAGTCTCATTTCCTTACTAAGAGAGATGCATGGGCTGGTACATTTGAGAAGTACTTCCGTGTCCGAGACTCTCCTCGCCAAGATTGTCCAG AGAAACTAGCAGAAGTTGAACGATCACTAAGGCCATGGGGAGCAAAAGAAGACTCAAAGCTTTCAGAGTTCCAGGTGGAGCTGATCCAGCTCGCTTCTCAACTCGTTGGAGACCATCTCCTAAACTCATATCCAGACATTGGGAAAAACATGACAGTACGTGAAGGCAACAAATACGCAGAGGATGCTGTTCAGAAGTTTTTAGAAGCTGGCAAGGCTGCCCTGGAAGCAGGAGCAGACGAGAACACTATAGTCACTATGAGGCCGTCTCTGACGACCAGGACCAGTCCCAGCGAAGGTACCAACAAGTATAGTGGAAGCTAttga
- the LOC106400033 gene encoding GDP-mannose transporter GONST2, whose translation MTAAELEAGVSREPDESEMNLFKDNGSQSVVSQLLDHINSHETSSQRRGGFSERFLRWRRRYLPVGGDNRRDHGSLKHSGPLVSGAAYCISSCSMILMNKVVLSTYNFNAGISLMLYQNLISCLVVALLKFSGVVSVEKFNWKLIRVWLPVNVIFVGMLISGMYSLKYINVAMVTILKNATNIITAIGELYMFRKRQNNKVWAAMFMMIISAISGGITDLTFNAVGYTWQTANCVLTASYSLTLRRVMDKAKQSTKSGSLNEVSMVLLNNLLSLPFGITLVILLGEWRYVISTDVTKDAMFWVVATASGFLGLAISFTSMWFLHQTGPTTYSLVGSLNKVPISLSGLVLFNVPLSLPNLFSILFGLFAGVVFARAKMS comes from the exons ATGACTGCTGCTGAACTTGAAGCGGGTGTGTCTCGTGAACCTGATGAATCAGAGATGAATCTTTTCAAAGATAACGGTAGTCAAAGCGTTGTCTCTCAACTTCTTGATCATATCAACAGCCACGAGACGAGTTCCCAACGTAGAGGAGGCTTTAGCGAAAG GTTTCTCAGATGGAGACGGAGATATCTTCCGGTTGGTGGAGATAACAGACGTGACCATGGCTCTCTGAAACATTCAGGACCCCTTGTTTCTGGAGCAGCTTACTGTATCTCTTCATGCAGTATGATACTCATGAACAAAGTTGTTCTCTCCACCTATAATTTCAATGCAGGAATCTCTTTGATGTTGTATCAA aACTTAATCAGCTGTTTGGTGGTAGCTCTATTAAAATTCTCTGGAGTGGTTTCAGTTGAAAAATTTAACTGGAAGTTGATCAGAGTTTGGTTGCCAGTCAATGTTATCTTTGTTGGTATGCTGATCTCTGGGATGTACAG TTTGAAATATATAAACGTTGCTATGGTGACTATTCTGAAGAACGCAACGAATATTATTACAGCGATAGGAGAACTATACATGTTCCGCAAAAGGCAGAACAACAAAGTTTGGGCTGCAATGTTCATGATG ATCATCTCTGCAATCAGTGGAGGCATCACGGATCTCACGTTCAATGCGGTAGGGTACACGTGGCAGACTGCCAATTGCGTTCTAACCGCTAGTTATTCA CTTACTCTGCGTAGAGTCATGGACAAAGCAAAACAGTCCACAAAATCAGGGTCCCTTAATGAGGTGTCAATGGTGCTGCTTAATAATCTCTTGTCACTACCTTTTGGCATCACCTTGGTCATCTTGCTTGGGGAATGGAGATACGTAATAAGCAC TGATGTGACAAAAGATGCAATGTTTTGGGTGGTCGCAACAGCAAGCGGCTTCCTTGGTCTGGCCATCAGCTTCACATCTATGTGGTTCTTGCATCAAACCGGACCCACAACATACAG TCTGGTGGGTTCATTAAACAAGGTTCCGATATCATTATCGGGTCTTGTACTCTTCAATGTCCCTCTCAGTCTCCCAAATTTGTTCAGCATACTTTTTG gtttattTGCTGGAGTTGTCTTTGCCAGAGCCAAGATGTCCTAA
- the LOC106400821 gene encoding uncharacterized protein LOC106400821, translating into MGVKVATTSTFHHLVSQTLVSSAASSPSKRRSFGHEVRSLSCRSLMQSPPPSSPLFGSLRHSKSSRELLKSSTPTKTQLIRRAFTGSVDPFSEEEFSQKMQELSLKFQSPNEEENSFGLDRSSTSVEPPWPEMVQMSTIERKANSVDLPISLRIIKRKLRMEEGVVMKQVGESAVKRAFSSMVFMIRELQSFTLHMRELLLFEDLQGILLRVRKEMHASFVWLFQQVFSATPTLMVSVMILLANFTVYSIGSSNSALAAAAATPPAATTVSFRFDQMEISKSHEKFDSSAIKTFSVSSPNGKTSFVGGGGSGGNNVPPVQSGTDGDGSDQFRTPSQFSSSSLGATADSEVSVSGQEESRLWNSIMEESEKMEALDHDTMKQMVAPVEARVEAEESMDYFKTELFYQTGLSQQPDNVLLLANYAQFLYLIIHDYDRAEKYFKRAAKAEPADAEALSKYATFLWKARNDIWRAEETFLEAISADPTNSFYSANYAHFLWNTGGDETCFPLDAPPQQNTT; encoded by the exons ATGGGCGTGAAAGTAGCAACGACCTCAACCTTCCATCACTTGGTGTCTCAAACCCTAGTTTCCTCCGCcgcttcttctccttcaaaaCGACGTAGCTTCGGACACGAGGTACGGTCTCTCTCCTGCCGCTCCCTCATGCAGAGCCCTCCTCCTTCTTCACCTCTCTTCGGCTCTCTCCGCCACTCCAAGTCGTCACGCGAGCTCTTGAAATCATCGACACCGACCAAAACTCAGCTCATTCGCCGAGCTTTCACCGGAAGCGTCGACCCTTTCTCAGAGGAAGAGTTCTCCCAAAAGATGCAAGAGCTGTCTCTCAAGTTCCAATCCCCCAACGAAGAGGAAAACAGTTTCGGTCTAGACAGATCATCCACTTCGGTGGAACCCCCGTGGCCCGAGATGGTGCAAATGTCAACCATCGAGAGGAAAGCGAACAGCGTCGACCTCCCCATCTCTCTCCGCATCATTAAAAGAAAGCTACGGATGGAGGAAGGAGTTGTTATGAAACAAGTCGGTGAATCAGCTGTTAAAAGAGCCTTCTCCTCTATGGTGTTTATGATTCGCGAGCTGCAAAGCTTCACGCTGCACATGAGAGAGCTTCTCCTCTTCGAAGACCTCCAAGGGATCCTCCTCCGCGTCAGAAAAGAGATGCATGCGTCGTTCGTGTGGCTGTTCCAGCAAGTCTTCTCCGCGACTCCGACCTTGATGGTCTCTGTGATGATCCTCCTCGCTAACTTCACTGTTTACTCTATAGGAAGCAGCAACTCCGCTTTAGCCGCCGCCGCTGCCACGCCTCCGGCGGCCACCACCGTCTCTTTCAg GTTCGACCAGATGGAGATAAGTAAGTCACATGAGAAGTTCGACTCCTCGGCGATTAAGACATTTTCTGTTTCTTCTCCCAACGGGAAGACATCTTTTGTCGGCGGAGGAGGAAGCGGCGGGAACAACGTCCCTCCCGTGCAGAGCGGGACAGACGGAGATGGCTCTGATCAGTTCAGAACACCATCTCAGTTCTCATCATCGTCTCTCGGCGCAACCGCGGATTCAGAGGTTTCTGTGTCGGGGCAGGAAGAAAGTAGATTGTGGAACTCGATCATGGAGGAGTCGGAGAAGATGGAGGCGTTGGATCACGACACGATGAAGCAGATGGTAGCTCCCGTGGAGGCACGAGTAGAAGCGGAAGAGTCGATGGATTACTTCAAGACGGAGCTTTTCTACCAAACGGGTCTGTCTCAGCAGCCTGATAACGTTCTCCTTCTTGCTAATTACGCTCAGTTCCTCTACCTAATCATACATGATTACGACAG AGCTGAGAAGTATTTCAAGAGGGCGGCAAAAGCAGAGCCAGCGGACGCGGAGGCGCTGAGTAAATACGCGACCTTCTTGTGGAAGGCAAGGAACGATATATGGAGAGCAGAGGAAACGTTCTTGGAAGCAATCTCTGCTGATCCAACGAACTCATTTTACTCTGCCAACTACGCACATTTCCTTTGGAACACCGGTGGTGACGAGACGTGTTTCCCTCTCGACGCTCCACCACAACAGAACACAACctaa
- the LOC125587415 gene encoding uncharacterized protein LOC125587415 → MNSNSQAPVSGDVTTTKPNGKDVVSSADPVKRVGQTGVSLARSASGVSKSKKPNSRAVISSTDPANRAGHPGDPLATAISGDSKSKKSRGKAVTSSTEPIKGARPHGVSPAIAVSGDPKSKILNGRSVVSSSAEVLFFKDVKYGPQEGELRFRLIHFWEARNALTKVLFGLEMLLIDGQGTVIQGFIPPNRIETYLPHLFAGSVYKLNNFYGSKSKTVYRVVEPDVTIAFSWNSVLSPLENSPVPFPEDRFRFYGYEEFEAACDLRGDVYDYVGHIKLVNEQTLSDSLVLDEVEIAFSRRILVHVQAHDGPVMKLYIWDKSAVDFCEKFKALGKPPTVILVTTVNPKRFGGALTLSTLSSSRVFFDMDVQATREYLAWFESNTEVAKVQYLHRG, encoded by the exons ATGAATTCCAACAGCCAAGCACCTGTTTCCGGCGATGTTACCACGACGAAACCAAATGGAAAAGACGTTGTCTCCTCCGCCGACCCTGTCAAACGAGTCGGTCAAACAGGAGTCTCTCTCGCCAGATCTGCCTCCGGCGTTTCAAAATCTAAGAAACCAAACAGCAGAGCCGTTATCTCCTCTACTGATCCGGCCAACCGAGCCGGTCATCCCGGAGACCCTCTCGCTACAGCTATCTCCGGCGATTCCAAGTCCAAGAAATCAAGAGGCAAAGCTGTTACCTCCTCCACCGAGCCGATCAAAGGAGCCCGTCCACACGGAGTCTCTCCCGCTATCGCTGTCTCCGGCGATCCAAAGTCCAAGATACTCAACGGCAGATCCGTCGTCTCCTCATCCGCCGAAGTACTGTTCTTCAAAGATGTCAAGTACGGACCACAAGAAGGCGAGCTAAGGTTTCGTCTGATACATTTTTGGGAGGCTCGGAACGCACTCACGAAGGTCTTGTTTGGTCTCGAAATGCTTCTGATCGACGGACAG GGTACTGTGATCCAGGGGTTCATCCCACCAAACAGGATCGAGACCTATTTGCCACATTTGTTCGCTGGTTCCGTCTACAAGCTTAATAACTTTTATGGATCTAAAAGCAAGACTGTGTACCGAGTTGTTGAACCAGACGTGACCATTGCTTTCTCATGGAACTCTGTGCTCTCGCCTCTCGAGAACAGTCCGGTTCCGTTTCCTGAAGACCGGTTCCGTTTCTATGGTTATGAAGAGTTTGAAGCGGCATGTGACCTCAGGGGAGATGTTTATG ATTATGTCGGTCACATAAAACTGGTGAATGAGCAGACCTTGAGTGATAGTCTTGTGCTTGATGAAGTCGAGATAGCTTTTTCCAGGAGAATTTTGGTCCATGTCCAGGCGCATGA TGGTCCTGTTATGAAGCTGTACATATGGGACAAGTCCGCTGTAGACTTCTGTGAGAAGTTTAAAGCGCTTGGAAAACCTCCAACTGTTATTCTGGTTACAACTGTGAATCCAAAACGTTTTGGAG GTGCCTTAACTCTGTCAACTTTATCATCATCGCGTGTTTTTTTTGATATGGATGTTCAAGCAACCCGGGAATATCTTGCTTG GTTTGAATCGAACACAGAAGTTGCCAAGGTACAATATTTACACAGAGGGTGA